Proteins encoded within one genomic window of Nordella sp. HKS 07:
- a CDS encoding ABC transporter permease, whose translation MDSWRVNPRVFWTLFSPGTFWLLLFFLIPLGWLFHDSFSDKISITETQFTGTLANYIRAFEAVYLTIIWKSVWISVVATALCLLIAYPIAFGICFAPARWKPLLLLLVILPFWINLLIRTYALIAVFRSQGYLNLVLGWVGLGPFDMLYNDGAVIVGLVYVYMPFMVLPLYATIERLDRSYLEASLDLGGSQFQTFFKVTLPLTMPGIVTGIILVFIPCLGSFLTPAMLGGANAIMIGNVIEDQFKAANDWPFGSALSFLLMYVTFGALALRAFLAARSKGVDV comes from the coding sequence GTGGATAGTTGGAGGGTCAACCCACGGGTTTTCTGGACACTTTTCTCACCCGGCACCTTCTGGCTTCTGCTTTTCTTCCTGATCCCGCTCGGTTGGCTCTTCCACGATTCGTTCAGCGACAAGATCTCGATCACCGAGACGCAATTCACCGGAACGCTCGCCAACTACATTCGCGCCTTCGAAGCCGTCTATCTGACGATCATCTGGAAATCGGTGTGGATCAGCGTGGTGGCGACCGCGCTCTGCCTGCTCATCGCCTATCCGATCGCTTTCGGCATCTGCTTCGCGCCGGCCAGATGGAAGCCGCTGCTGCTGCTGCTGGTGATCCTGCCCTTCTGGATCAACCTGCTGATCCGCACTTATGCGCTGATCGCCGTCTTCCGCAGCCAGGGCTACCTCAATCTCGTCCTCGGCTGGGTCGGGCTCGGGCCCTTCGACATGCTCTATAATGACGGCGCCGTGATCGTCGGGCTCGTCTATGTCTATATGCCCTTCATGGTGCTGCCGCTCTATGCGACGATCGAAAGGCTCGACCGCTCCTATCTCGAGGCGAGCCTCGATCTCGGCGGCTCGCAGTTCCAGACTTTCTTCAAGGTAACCTTGCCCTTGACCATGCCCGGAATCGTCACCGGCATCATCCTTGTCTTCATCCCGTGCCTCGGCTCCTTCCTGACGCCCGCGATGCTGGGCGGCGCCAATGCCATCATGATCGGCAATGTCATCGAGGACCAGTTCAAGGCGGCCAATGACTGGCCCTTCGGCTCGGCCTTGTCCTTCCTCCTGATGTATGTGACCTTCGGGGCGCTTGCCTTGCGCGCCTTCCTCGCCGCGCGCAGCAAGGGGGTCGACGTCTGA
- a CDS encoding ABC transporter permease, whose translation MTQALKPGSGPLDYGSRTWLKVLFAAIFFALYAPIFTLIAFSFNTDKRGVIWRGFTLDNYVKAWNNADLQEAMLNSLTIALISTIISTIIGSMVALVLWRFRFPFKAAYEGVMSLPIVIPEICMGVSLLLFFTNAGMMSWSVSLIWPFNLINIIIAHVAFCFPFVAIVVRSRLVGFNRQLEEASKDLGASEWQTFWNVIVPFMMPGLVAGALLAFTLSLDDFVITYFTSGPETVTFPVKVYSLVRRGVSPEINAASTVLIVITVIATIIAMKLQAPDKSGKG comes from the coding sequence ATGACGCAAGCGCTCAAGCCCGGCTCGGGCCCGCTCGACTACGGCAGCCGCACGTGGCTCAAGGTCCTGTTCGCGGCGATCTTCTTCGCGCTCTATGCGCCGATCTTCACGCTGATCGCCTTTTCCTTCAATACCGACAAGCGCGGCGTCATCTGGCGCGGCTTCACGCTCGATAATTACGTCAAGGCCTGGAACAACGCCGATCTCCAGGAGGCGATGCTCAATTCTCTCACCATCGCGCTGATCTCGACCATCATCTCGACCATCATCGGCTCCATGGTGGCGCTGGTGCTCTGGCGCTTCCGCTTCCCTTTCAAGGCCGCCTATGAAGGCGTGATGTCGCTCCCGATCGTCATCCCCGAGATCTGCATGGGCGTGTCGCTGCTGCTCTTCTTCACCAATGCCGGCATGATGTCGTGGTCGGTGAGCCTGATCTGGCCGTTCAACCTGATCAACATCATCATCGCCCATGTCGCCTTCTGCTTTCCCTTCGTGGCGATCGTGGTGCGCTCCAGGCTCGTCGGCTTCAACCGCCAGCTCGAGGAGGCGTCGAAGGATCTGGGGGCGAGCGAATGGCAGACCTTCTGGAACGTCATCGTGCCTTTCATGATGCCGGGCCTTGTCGCCGGCGCACTGCTCGCCTTCACGCTGTCGCTCGACGACTTCGTCATCACCTATTTCACCTCCGGGCCCGAGACCGTAACCTTTCCGGTCAAGGTCTATTCGCTGGTGCGCCGCGGCGTGTCACCGGAGATCAACGCCGCCTCGACCGTCCTCATCGTGATCACGGTCATCGCCACCATCATCGCAATGAAGCTGCAAGCGCCCGACAAATCGGGCAAGGGTTAG
- a CDS encoding ABC transporter ATP-binding protein gives MKAVDDVSFDIAQNEFFALLGPSGCGKTTLLRMISGLETPTAGQIIIGGEDMALTPPNKRPTNMVFQSYAVFPHMTVAENVAYGLKVTGVPADETKRRVGEALDMVKLTHLAARKPDQMSGGQRQRVALARALVKRPKVLLLDEPLSALDAKLRDEMRLELTRLQENVGITFIIVTHDQDEALSMASRIAVMDKGAVQQIATPAELYEHPSSRFIADFIGKVNLINARVVSSSARKLVCDARGLGQIEVPHDGKAAGEIAIAVRPEKLKISEAQPNAAHAIKTEGKVRDVAYYGDTSHVVVRCKDDLELAVNVQNDKRAGGAGVERGQQVWIHWAPEDTLVLTE, from the coding sequence GTGAAGGCTGTCGACGATGTCTCCTTCGACATCGCCCAGAACGAGTTCTTCGCGCTTCTCGGGCCCTCAGGCTGCGGCAAGACCACGCTTCTACGCATGATTTCCGGCCTCGAGACGCCGACTGCGGGCCAGATCATCATCGGCGGCGAGGACATGGCGCTGACGCCGCCCAACAAGCGCCCGACCAACATGGTGTTCCAGTCCTATGCCGTCTTTCCGCATATGACGGTGGCCGAGAATGTCGCCTATGGCCTGAAAGTCACCGGCGTTCCGGCGGACGAGACGAAGCGGCGCGTCGGCGAGGCGCTCGACATGGTGAAGCTCACCCATCTTGCCGCCCGCAAGCCCGACCAGATGTCGGGCGGCCAACGCCAGCGCGTGGCGCTCGCCCGCGCCCTGGTGAAGCGGCCCAAGGTGCTGCTTCTCGATGAGCCGCTCTCGGCGCTCGACGCCAAGCTGCGCGACGAGATGCGCCTCGAGCTGACCCGGCTCCAGGAGAATGTCGGCATCACCTTCATCATCGTCACTCACGACCAGGACGAGGCCCTCTCCATGGCGAGCCGCATCGCCGTCATGGACAAGGGCGCCGTCCAGCAGATCGCGACGCCGGCCGAGCTTTATGAGCATCCGAGCAGCCGGTTCATCGCCGACTTTATCGGCAAGGTGAACCTCATCAACGCCAGGGTCGTCTCCTCGAGCGCCAGGAAACTCGTCTGCGACGCCAGAGGACTGGGCCAGATCGAGGTGCCGCATGACGGCAAGGCGGCGGGCGAGATCGCCATTGCAGTGCGCCCCGAAAAGCTCAAGATTTCCGAAGCTCAGCCAAATGCGGCGCATGCCATCAAAACCGAGGGCAAGGTGCGCGATGTCGCCTATTATGGCGATACCAGCCATGTGGTGGTACGCTGCAAGGACGACCTCGAGCTCGCCGTCAATGTGCAGAACGACAAACGCGCCGGAGGCGCGGGCGTCGAACGCGGGCAGCAGGTGTGGATCCACTGGGCGCCGGAAGACACGCTCGTATTGACGGAGTAG
- the speB gene encoding agmatinase gives MTLEISKLTSIPGDSAFRRKNLKGTELEATYAGALSYMRRKYSRELQGVDIAITGIPFDQAVSNRPGTRFGPEAIRKASVEHAWGPYWPWMFDPFDTLAVVDYGDCFFDWGRKDLAPDAITQHALSVIETGSELVSLGGDHFVTYPLLKAHAKVHGPLALVHFDAHRDVEPDDGDRIDHGTMFNYAVREGIIDPRRSVQIGIRTTFHGEQTFGFKILYSDQVHEMSPAEVAAEITKTVGKQKAYLTFDIDCLDPAFAPGTGTPVPGGLSSHQALSIIRKLTEVNFVGMDLVEVSPPYDHAEITALAGATIVLDYLCLRAWQKGARGAPLPE, from the coding sequence TTGACACTTGAAATCTCGAAGCTGACCTCGATACCGGGGGACAGCGCCTTTCGCCGCAAGAACCTCAAAGGCACCGAGCTCGAGGCGACCTATGCCGGCGCTCTCTCCTATATGCGGCGCAAATACAGCCGCGAGCTTCAGGGCGTCGACATCGCGATCACCGGCATTCCCTTCGACCAGGCGGTCAGCAACCGGCCCGGCACGCGCTTCGGGCCGGAGGCGATCCGCAAGGCGTCCGTGGAGCATGCCTGGGGTCCCTATTGGCCGTGGATGTTCGACCCCTTCGACACGCTGGCGGTAGTCGACTACGGCGACTGTTTCTTCGACTGGGGCCGCAAGGACCTGGCCCCAGACGCGATCACTCAGCATGCGCTGTCGGTGATCGAGACGGGGAGCGAACTCGTCTCCCTGGGCGGCGATCACTTCGTCACCTATCCCTTGCTCAAGGCGCATGCCAAGGTGCATGGGCCGCTCGCGCTCGTCCATTTCGATGCCCATCGCGACGTCGAGCCCGATGACGGCGATCGCATCGATCACGGCACGATGTTCAACTACGCCGTTAGGGAAGGCATTATCGATCCCAGGCGCTCGGTCCAGATCGGCATCCGCACCACCTTCCATGGCGAGCAGACCTTCGGCTTCAAGATCCTCTATTCCGACCAGGTTCATGAAATGAGCCCGGCGGAAGTCGCGGCCGAGATCACCAAGACGGTGGGCAAGCAGAAAGCCTATCTCACCTTCGATATCGACTGCCTCGATCCCGCTTTCGCGCCGGGCACCGGCACCCCGGTTCCGGGCGGACTGTCCTCACACCAGGCGCTGTCGATCATCCGCAAGCTCACCGAGGTGAATTTCGTCGGCATGGACCTTGTCGAGGTCTCGCCGCCCTATGACCATGCCGAGATCACCGCCCTGGCGGGCGCCACGATCGTGCTGGATTATCTCTGTCTCAGGGCCTGGCAGAAGGGTGCCAGGGGCGCGCCACTGCCGGAATAG
- a CDS encoding DUF3008 family protein — protein MPAKSKAQQKAAGAALAAKRGDAKKSELKGASREMYDSMSEKQLEEFAETKRKGLPEHKHE, from the coding sequence ATGCCTGCGAAATCGAAAGCCCAGCAGAAAGCGGCGGGCGCCGCCCTTGCCGCCAAGCGCGGCGATGCCAAGAAAAGCGAGCTGAAAGGTGCTTCGCGCGAGATGTACGATTCGATGAGCGAGAAGCAGCTGGAGGAATTCGCCGAGACAAAGCGCAAGGGCCTGCCGGAACATAAGCACGAGTAG
- a CDS encoding amidohydrolase family protein, which yields MTADWVVGNVDGRHVLYRRGEVVFEAGEIIFVGHGFPGEIARRRDCGRALIAPGFIDLDALSDLDTTILAFDNHPSWRKGRTWPKSYMEAGPYEMYAPEELVFQKRHAFARLIRNGITTALPIASLYYREWGETTHEFAGAAQAAEELGLRVYLGPAYRTGNPYVVSPEHFELHFDEERGLKGLDEAISFCRTFEGKAQGLIRTMLAPDRIETCTARLLQRTAAAGADLDVPVRLHCAQGEFERDTVRRLHDKTSIEWLASLNFMSEHTLLPHGIFVSPSRHIAGPGRDLDLVREAGAALVHCPLVSARFGDGLESFTRYRALGLRMGLGTDTSPPDMLLNLQVGLIVCRLMDQSATTCRAEHYFDAATLGGAEALNRPDLGRLALGCRADIVVWDLASPDMGQVIDPIQTLLISATGRDVRNVVIDGRFVMEDRQIPGMDFAAEAARAQKQFDGLIARYPDRTYGHPPVSEIFSSAYPVIAALE from the coding sequence ATGACCGCCGACTGGGTGGTGGGTAATGTCGACGGCCGTCATGTCCTCTATCGACGTGGCGAAGTGGTCTTCGAGGCAGGCGAGATCATCTTCGTGGGCCACGGCTTTCCCGGAGAAATCGCCCGCCGGCGCGATTGCGGCCGCGCCCTAATCGCACCCGGCTTCATCGACCTCGACGCGCTGTCCGATCTCGACACGACGATACTCGCCTTCGACAATCATCCCTCCTGGCGCAAGGGTCGGACCTGGCCCAAGAGCTACATGGAAGCCGGTCCTTATGAGATGTATGCGCCCGAAGAGCTCGTCTTCCAGAAGCGGCATGCCTTTGCCCGCCTCATCCGCAATGGCATCACCACCGCGCTGCCGATCGCGTCCCTCTATTACCGCGAATGGGGCGAGACCACGCACGAATTCGCCGGCGCCGCGCAGGCTGCCGAGGAACTGGGGCTCAGGGTCTATCTCGGTCCCGCTTATCGCACCGGCAATCCCTATGTGGTGAGCCCTGAGCATTTCGAGCTTCATTTCGACGAAGAGCGCGGCCTCAAGGGCCTCGATGAGGCGATCAGTTTCTGCAGGACCTTCGAGGGAAAGGCGCAGGGCCTGATCCGCACCATGCTGGCGCCCGACCGGATCGAGACCTGCACGGCGCGGCTGCTCCAGCGCACGGCCGCGGCCGGCGCCGATCTTGACGTACCAGTCCGGCTCCATTGCGCGCAAGGTGAGTTCGAGCGCGATACGGTCCGCCGCCTTCATGACAAGACATCAATCGAATGGTTGGCGAGCCTGAACTTCATGTCGGAGCACACCTTGCTGCCGCATGGCATTTTCGTCAGTCCGTCGCGCCACATTGCAGGGCCCGGACGCGACCTGGATCTGGTGCGCGAGGCGGGCGCCGCCCTCGTCCATTGCCCGCTGGTCTCGGCGCGGTTCGGCGACGGCCTCGAGAGCTTCACCCGCTATCGGGCGCTCGGTCTCAGAATGGGGCTCGGCACCGACACGTCCCCGCCCGACATGCTGCTCAACCTGCAGGTCGGCCTCATCGTCTGCCGGCTCATGGACCAAAGCGCCACCACCTGCCGTGCCGAACATTATTTCGACGCCGCGACGCTCGGTGGCGCCGAGGCGCTGAACAGGCCCGATCTCGGACGCCTGGCGCTTGGCTGCCGGGCCGATATCGTCGTGTGGGATCTGGCGAGCCCCGATATGGGCCAAGTGATCGACCCGATCCAGACTCTGCTCATCAGCGCCACGGGACGCGATGTGCGCAATGTCGTCATCGACGGACGCTTTGTGATGGAAGATCGCCAGATTCCCGGCATGGACTTTGCCGCCGAGGCGGCGCGCGCGCAGAAGCAGTTCGACGGCCTCATCGCGCGCTATCCCGACCGGACCTACGGCCACCCACCGGTCTCTGAGATTTTCTCCTCAGCCTATCCGGTTATTGCTGCGCTCGAATAA
- a CDS encoding flavin reductase family protein, whose protein sequence is MSGNTSFDFSALTERQKYKLLIGAVVPRPIALVTTVDSQGRVNAAPFSFFNCLSAEPAILALGVENRHQDLAFKDTARNIRITGVFTVNIVSDSILAAMNVCAVPFAPGIDELQEAGLTAAAGDKVACPRIAESPVAFECKQHVTLEIGASRQIVLGEVLAAHIHSGLVNDRLHIDPYGLDAIGRMGGHGYARTRDYFDLPTMTISEWEDLKRGPSARKSSSI, encoded by the coding sequence ATGAGCGGGAATACCAGCTTCGATTTCAGCGCCCTTACGGAAAGACAGAAATACAAGCTCCTGATCGGCGCCGTGGTGCCGCGCCCGATCGCGCTGGTCACAACCGTCGACAGCCAGGGCCGGGTCAATGCGGCGCCCTTCAGCTTCTTCAATTGCCTCTCGGCCGAACCCGCCATCCTGGCCTTGGGCGTCGAGAACCGCCATCAGGACCTCGCCTTCAAGGACACCGCCCGCAACATCCGCATCACCGGCGTCTTTACCGTCAATATCGTCTCCGACAGCATCCTCGCGGCGATGAATGTCTGCGCCGTCCCCTTCGCGCCCGGCATCGACGAATTGCAGGAAGCCGGCCTCACCGCGGCTGCGGGCGACAAGGTGGCCTGCCCGCGCATCGCGGAATCGCCCGTCGCCTTCGAATGCAAGCAGCATGTGACGCTCGAGATCGGTGCCTCGCGCCAGATCGTGCTCGGCGAAGTGCTGGCAGCCCATATCCACTCAGGCCTGGTCAATGACCGGCTTCACATCGATCCCTATGGCCTCGACGCGATCGGGCGCATGGGCGGACATGGCTATGCGCGCACGCGCGACTATTTCGATCTCCCGACCATGACCATCTCCGAATGGGAGGATCTCAAGCGGGGCCCGTCGGCACGGAAGTCGTCTTCAATCTGA
- a CDS encoding GntR family transcriptional regulator, protein MIRRKTDHTGTAARPGPKGKRASRAGNLAEHVYTSLRRAIIEQALAPGTKLPEDSVGTSFGVSRTVVRSAIVRLVAEGLVVQQPNMRATVASPSLEEARAIFRVRRGLERMVLEELVSRLEPAHFTKLRAHVASEEEAKRHAEPESIRLSGEFHLLLAQFTGNELLIRFVSEVVSRGSLILALYGRPHSSECAVNEHLALIEALEAGDVEKAIRLMDEHLVAVATRGLLDTDVKRERSLQDILSAYRPAGEA, encoded by the coding sequence ATGATTCGCCGAAAAACGGACCATACGGGCACAGCCGCCAGGCCGGGGCCGAAGGGAAAACGTGCAAGTCGCGCGGGCAATCTCGCCGAGCATGTTTACACGTCGCTGCGCCGCGCCATCATCGAGCAGGCGCTGGCACCAGGCACGAAACTGCCCGAGGATTCGGTCGGCACAAGTTTCGGCGTCAGCCGCACGGTGGTGCGCAGCGCCATCGTCCGACTGGTCGCCGAGGGACTGGTGGTCCAGCAGCCCAATATGCGGGCCACCGTGGCCTCGCCCAGCCTCGAGGAAGCGCGGGCGATCTTCCGCGTCCGACGCGGTCTCGAACGCATGGTCCTGGAAGAGCTCGTCTCCCGGCTGGAGCCGGCGCATTTCACAAAATTGCGCGCCCATGTGGCGAGCGAGGAGGAAGCCAAGCGGCATGCCGAACCCGAATCGATCCGGTTGTCGGGCGAATTCCATCTGCTTCTGGCGCAGTTCACCGGCAACGAGTTGTTGATCCGCTTCGTCAGCGAAGTGGTTTCGCGCGGGTCGCTGATCCTTGCCCTTTATGGCCGGCCGCATTCATCGGAATGCGCGGTGAACGAGCATCTGGCGCTGATCGAAGCACTCGAGGCAGGCGACGTCGAGAAAGCGATCCGCCTGATGGACGAACATCTCGTCGCGGTGGCGACGCGCGGCCTCCTCGATACCGACGTCAAGCGCGAACGCAGCCTGCAGGACATCCTCTCGGCCTATCGCCCGGCCGGCGAAGCGTAG
- a CDS encoding ABC transporter substrate-binding protein, whose product MKSLTKLLPGLGLAAALILPLAASATAAELRWGASRDIDSLDPYSYGSTFTISTLNHVYEGLVRYDDQLKIEPALATSWEDISPTVRRFHLRKGVKFHDGAPFTADDVLASLTRVSDPKSPLRGNLPAYQGAEKIDDYTVDIKVTENYPLILNDLTNILIFDKEWLVANNATAPTDVGAGIEGYATTHANGTGPFKVVSRKPDAETVFEANKDWWDKPRHNIDRMVFTPISSPATAVAALLSGQIDYMEKAPLQDIPRLKQSPGIQVLSSNELRTVFFLFNRADKLQASDAKNPFNDAKVREALYRAIDIDVLQKKVMRGLSRTTGSMVAPAIPGYVPELDERQAYDPEKAKALLAEAGYADGFGFNFVCDNNVYVNEEEICQAVSSMWARIGLKPNLDTAPTSIQTVKFESGKFDVGILGWANEPMIDSYSILVQVAHSKTGTSGVFNWGGWKDAEVDALIDAAGKELDREKRLALQSKALLKLKQNVDFLPLHQQPMAWALGPKVKSVVQLSDNKSRHWLTVLNK is encoded by the coding sequence ATGAAATCACTCACCAAGCTACTACCTGGCCTGGGCCTTGCGGCGGCGCTGATACTGCCCTTGGCGGCTTCGGCCACCGCGGCGGAGCTGCGCTGGGGCGCGTCGCGCGACATCGACTCGCTCGACCCCTATTCCTATGGCAGCACCTTTACAATCTCGACGCTGAACCATGTCTATGAAGGGCTGGTTCGCTATGACGATCAGCTGAAGATCGAGCCAGCGCTCGCGACCTCGTGGGAGGATATCTCGCCGACGGTCCGGCGCTTTCATTTGCGCAAGGGCGTGAAGTTCCATGACGGCGCGCCCTTCACGGCAGACGACGTCCTTGCCTCGCTCACAAGGGTGAGCGACCCGAAATCCCCGCTGCGCGGCAACCTGCCGGCCTATCAGGGAGCGGAGAAAATCGACGACTACACCGTCGATATCAAGGTCACCGAGAATTACCCGCTCATCCTCAACGACCTGACCAATATCCTCATCTTCGACAAGGAATGGCTCGTCGCCAATAACGCCACGGCCCCGACAGATGTCGGCGCCGGCATCGAGGGCTATGCGACGACCCATGCCAATGGCACGGGTCCCTTCAAGGTCGTCTCGCGCAAGCCGGACGCCGAGACGGTCTTCGAAGCCAACAAGGACTGGTGGGACAAGCCGCGCCACAATATCGACCGGATGGTCTTCACGCCGATCTCCTCGCCCGCGACCGCCGTCGCGGCCCTGCTGTCGGGCCAGATCGACTACATGGAGAAGGCGCCGCTACAGGACATTCCACGCCTTAAGCAATCGCCCGGCATCCAGGTGCTGTCCAGCAACGAGCTGCGCACCGTCTTCTTCCTCTTCAACCGAGCCGACAAGCTCCAGGCGTCGGACGCCAAGAATCCGTTCAACGACGCCAAAGTGCGCGAGGCGCTGTACCGCGCCATCGACATCGACGTGCTGCAGAAGAAAGTGATGCGCGGCCTGTCGCGCACGACCGGCTCTATGGTGGCGCCGGCGATCCCGGGCTACGTGCCGGAGCTCGATGAGCGTCAGGCCTACGATCCCGAGAAGGCCAAGGCGCTGCTCGCCGAAGCGGGTTATGCCGACGGCTTCGGTTTCAACTTCGTCTGCGATAACAATGTCTATGTGAACGAAGAGGAGATCTGCCAGGCGGTGTCCTCCATGTGGGCGCGCATCGGCCTCAAGCCCAATCTCGATACCGCGCCGACCAGCATCCAGACGGTCAAGTTCGAGAGCGGCAAGTTCGATGTCGGCATTCTCGGCTGGGCCAATGAGCCGATGATCGACAGCTACTCGATCCTCGTGCAGGTGGCCCACTCCAAGACCGGCACGTCGGGCGTGTTCAACTGGGGCGGCTGGAAGGACGCTGAGGTCGACGCGCTGATCGATGCTGCCGGCAAGGAGCTCGACCGCGAGAAGCGACTGGCGCTGCAATCGAAAGCACTCCTGAAGCTCAAGCAGAATGTGGACTTCCTGCCGCTTCATCAGCAACCTATGGCCTGGGCCCTGGGTCCCAAGGTCAAGAGCGTGGTGCAGCTCTCTGACAACAAGTCGCGCCACTGGCTGACCGTCCTCAATAAGTGA
- a CDS encoding ABC transporter permease yields MISMVLKRIGNAVAVMIAVAFVAFMIFQFLGDPVQLMLNEQASQAERDALRIRLGLDQSFVMQFVTFITRAVQGDFGISYRNQQEVMSLIAERFPATLELVLVSTIVALSVGIPLGVYAAIRKGSPVARLLTIFSMIGVSIPSFVIGILLIVVFAVQLNWLPAFGRGEVVHFGSWSTGLLTPSGRSALIMPALSLAMFQISFIMRLVTAEMLEVLRTDYVKFARARGLPNRLVHFRHALRNCLMPVVTMTGMMIGDLIAFALVTETVFQWPGMGQLFVQAVMFIDMPVMAAYLMIVSAIFVTINTIVDLIYLWVDPRLRQAGVARGYHAH; encoded by the coding sequence ATGATCTCGATGGTACTCAAGCGGATCGGCAATGCGGTGGCGGTGATGATCGCCGTGGCCTTTGTCGCCTTCATGATCTTCCAGTTCCTGGGCGATCCGGTCCAGCTAATGCTGAACGAGCAGGCGAGCCAGGCCGAGCGTGACGCGCTCAGGATCCGCCTCGGCCTCGACCAGAGCTTCGTCATGCAGTTCGTGACCTTCATCACGCGCGCCGTGCAGGGCGATTTCGGCATCTCCTACCGCAATCAGCAGGAGGTCATGTCGCTGATCGCCGAACGTTTCCCGGCGACGCTGGAGCTGGTCCTCGTCTCCACCATAGTCGCCTTGAGCGTCGGCATCCCGCTCGGCGTCTATGCCGCGATCCGCAAGGGCAGTCCCGTCGCCCGTCTGCTCACCATCTTCTCGATGATCGGCGTGTCCATCCCGTCCTTCGTCATCGGCATTCTCCTGATCGTGGTCTTCGCGGTCCAGCTCAACTGGCTGCCGGCCTTCGGACGCGGCGAGGTTGTGCACTTCGGCAGCTGGTCGACAGGTCTCCTGACGCCCTCCGGCCGCAGCGCGCTCATCATGCCGGCGCTGTCGCTCGCCATGTTCCAGATCTCCTTCATCATGCGTCTGGTGACCGCCGAGATGCTCGAGGTGCTGCGCACCGACTATGTCAAATTCGCGCGCGCCCGCGGTCTTCCCAACCGCCTCGTTCATTTCCGGCACGCGCTTAGGAACTGCCTGATGCCGGTCGTCACCATGACCGGCATGATGATCGGCGACCTGATCGCCTTCGCGCTCGTCACCGAGACGGTGTTTCAGTGGCCGGGCATGGGTCAGCTCTTCGTGCAGGCGGTGATGTTCATCGATATGCCGGTGATGGCCGCCTATCTGATGATCGTGTCGGCGATCTTCGTCACCATCAACACCATCGTCGATCTGATCTATCTGTGGGTCGATCCGAGATTGCGCCAGGCCGGCGTGGCGCGAGGTTACCATGCACATTGA
- a CDS encoding ABC transporter permease yields the protein MHIDEAGQTGRLAHWRQRLSEAWDSDLAYSFRGSPMAMISALILLIVALTAFLAPLIAVQNPYDLTQLFLDKAELPPVWSEGGEAPYLLGTDVQGRDVLSAILYGSRISLLIGFASVLASMAIGVTIGLICGFAGGIIDNILMRVGDFVLSIPTLLVAILVSALFREMLPVNLRDTFAPLILMTSIAITSWVQYARIVRASAMVEARKEYVLAAKILEVRTTRILLTHILPNVMTAVLVTATLNLGLAVLAEATLSFLGVGMPVTQPSLGTLIRIGNQYFFSGSWWVVLFPAFQLGLIILAVNLLGDWLRDALNPKLQ from the coding sequence ATGCACATTGATGAAGCGGGCCAGACGGGCCGCCTGGCGCACTGGCGCCAACGGCTGAGCGAGGCCTGGGACAGTGATCTCGCTTATAGCTTCCGCGGCTCGCCGATGGCGATGATCTCGGCCTTGATCCTCCTGATCGTGGCGCTGACGGCCTTTCTCGCTCCCCTGATCGCGGTGCAGAATCCCTATGACCTGACCCAGCTCTTCCTCGACAAGGCAGAGCTGCCGCCGGTCTGGAGCGAAGGCGGCGAAGCGCCCTATCTGCTCGGCACGGATGTGCAGGGCAGGGACGTATTGTCCGCGATTCTCTACGGCTCGCGCATCTCGCTGCTGATCGGCTTCGCCAGCGTTCTCGCCTCCATGGCGATCGGTGTCACCATCGGGCTGATCTGCGGCTTCGCCGGCGGCATCATCGATAATATCCTGATGCGGGTCGGCGATTTCGTCCTGTCGATCCCGACGCTTCTGGTGGCGATCCTGGTCAGCGCGCTGTTCCGCGAGATGCTGCCGGTCAATCTGCGCGACACCTTCGCCCCGCTCATCCTGATGACCTCGATCGCCATCACGTCATGGGTGCAGTATGCGCGCATCGTGAGAGCCTCCGCCATGGTCGAGGCGCGCAAGGAGTATGTGCTGGCCGCCAAGATCCTCGAGGTCAGGACCACCCGCATTCTCCTGACCCATATCCTGCCGAATGTGATGACGGCGGTCCTGGTGACAGCGACACTCAATCTCGGTCTCGCCGTTCTGGCCGAGGCGACTCTTTCGTTTCTCGGCGTCGGCATGCCGGTCACCCAGCCTTCGCTCGGCACGTTGATCCGCATCGGCAATCAGTATTTCTTCTCCGGCAGCTGGTGGGTGGTGCTGTTCCCGGCCTTCCAGCTCGGCCTCATCATACTTGCGGTCAATCTGCTCGGCGACTGGCTGCGCGACGCTCTCAACCCGAAGCTTCAGTGA